Below is a genomic region from Chloroflexota bacterium.
AGTTCGCGCAACTGGCGGTCGTACAGGTCGGCGTTGTACTCCACGTCGGGCCTGTCGGAGAACCCGCGCCCGTACAGGTCGTAGCGCAGCGCGCGGAAGCCCGCCTCGGCCAGCGCCGCGAAGGTGGGATCCCAGATGTAGTACGGCACAGAGAAGCCGTGAACCAGGACGACCGTCTGCGCGTCCGGCGGGCCGGCCAACTCGTAGTGCGTCCAGCCGTCCGACAGCCGAACGAATTGCCCAGGCGCGGATGCGCGGGCGGCGTCGTCCAGCGCCAACGGCTCCGAGCGGAATCGGTAACTTGGCATCGTCTACTGCTCCAGTGAATCAGGAAACTGAAATCTCGCCGCAGAGCGCGCTGAGACCGCAGAGCACCACGTGTTTCTCTCCGCGCCCTCTGCGTTCTCTGCGGTCAATCAACTTCTATATCCAGCGCAGGATGCCTGCGAACAGAATGAGGCAGATCAGGTCAAAGCCCAGGATGCTTCCCACCGTGATGGCCTTCTTCCGCACGCTCTCCATGTCGTACACCCAGAACGACACCAGGAAGAACGGCAGATAGCCGATGAGGAAGATGAGCCACGGCGCGCCCACGTTCCACCAGGCGTACTCCCACGTCAGCGCGTTGGCGGCGTTCAGCAGAATCTCCACGATGACGCAGAAGATGGAGCCGGCGATGGCGAAGAACAGGCGGTTGGGGATGCCCAGCACCTTCATCGTCTTGTCGGCGGGCAGCATCTTGGAGAACCCGATGCCCGCCACGGCGAACATGAAGCAGATTTCAATGTTCAGCCCGATGAGGATGAGGTAGGCCGTGGCCCCCGGCGCGCCCCACACCGGCGCGTACTGCGTGAAGTGGAACACCAGCCCGTTCCATATCTCGTTGAACCAGTCCATGCCCCAGAAGGCCAGCCCGGCGAAGACCAGGCTCCAATTCCGGCGCTCCACCTCGTTGGCGTACACGATGACCACCAGGGCGAACAAGGGAATCACGTACCATTGGAACTGTGCCGGATCGCGAAGGATGCTCAATGCTTGCGCTGCGGACTCCGCCATGGTAACCCTCCTCATTCATGTATTCTCGCCGAGGAAAACGGCCAGCGGCTACCGTCCCAACGGCGGCCAGGTCAGGCTCTCCTTTAGCGTGGCCGCCCACGTCTCAAACGACGGGAACCCCCGCCGCACCGGATCGGGTCCCACATCCTCATCCTCGGCGTAGAACACGACGTAGGCGAGTTGCTTCCACGAGACGAACCCCCCGTCGGCGGCCTCCACGTGCCGCGTGCCCCAGCACCCCGTGTTCAGGTACACGCGCTCCATCGGCGTGCCGTCGGCGGCCTGGCCGATCTGGATGGGCACTTGCATCGGCTGGTGGGTGTGGCCGTAAACCAGGTAGTACACGTCCGGGTCGGCGCCGGCCAGTTCCTTGCGGGCGGCCTCTTCGGCGGGCCTGGGACGGATGCCCTTCAGCGCCTCGGCCAGCGCCAGCAGCCCGCCCATGCGCGTAACGCGGAACTTGTCCAGCAGGAACAGGACAGCCTGAATCTGATCGGCCTCGTCCAGCGGGCTGGGCCAGCGGTCGTGGCGACGGTACCAATCGCGGACGAAGGGCAGGCCGTTGAAGTGGGCCACAACTTCGTCAATGGCGTCCTCCACGACGCCGCGCAGCCACTCGTGTTGCTGCACCTGGTAGAAAAGCCAGTGCAGGGTGGCGTGCAGAGGGCGCACGTTCTCAATCTGCTGGAGATTGCGCCGTAGGGCCTGCTGGGTAGCCGGGGGGAGTTGCTGGATTCTCGGATGCCTCATGATGGTGTAGGGCAAGCCCGCCACCAGTTCCGTCGTGATCACATCGCCGATGGGCACCCGCACGTAGTCCTCGTCGGCAAAGGAGCGGCCCCCCTCGTAGTTGAACACATCCCACTCATGGCCGTGGCGGGCCACCACCCCGTAGCGCGCGTCCCGATACACGTGCCGCACGTCGTCGTCGGCGGCCCCAAGCGCCTGCGCGGCCTTCCGCAGCAGCGACGGGAACTGCGCGCACAGGCGATCGTGATTGCCCGGAATGTAGATGCGCTGCGGCTCGGCCGGAAGGAGGGGGAACTGTTCCGCCAGCCTCCCACCCAGGAGGGCAAACGTCTCGCGGTTCACCGGATGCTCCAGGATGGCGTCCAGAATTCGGCCTGCGTGGCACTCCAGCGCCTCAGGCGGGGCGCCCGAAAGTCCCCACGGCCGCTCGGCCTCGGGGACATCAAACCACATCTCGGTGCGCAGGAGGTCAAAGATGTCGCCCAGGAAGAGGATTGTAACCTCTCTGGCCCGCGCGGACTGTGCGGCCGCGGCCAGGGACTGCAGGAACCCCTCCACCGCTCTAGTGGAGACGTTGTGCTCGCCCGCCGTGCCATCGCGGAAGTGCAAGTCGCTCACGATGACCAGCATGGGTCAGCCCTCCAAAACCTCATTTCACCGCAGAGATCGCTGAGAGCGCAGAGAGAGCCAACGATTGACTCTGCGGTCTCTGCGTACTCTGCGGTGAAATGCTTTTCCTTCATCCACCCTCACGGGGCGGGGCGGCGCGTCAGCAGCCCGGCTCGCCCGGATGGCCGCAGCAGGATTGCCCGGTGCGGATCTTCCGCCAGTTGTTGCGGATAAACAGGCGAATCTTGCGGCCCAGCGGCATGGGCTGGCGCAGGTTCTGGATGGTGTCGCTCACGTTGGGCCTGTCGTGGGAATGTCCATCGCACATCGGCGCACCTCATTGCGGTTCGCGTCGCAATTGCTGAAGCAGCGACTCCAGGATGAATCGGGCCTGTGCAAGACCCCGCCGGTACGCAATAGCCCGGTCATCATCCGAGAGGCAGGCAGCGTGGGTCAGCGGGGTATAGCGCACCTGAACGAACGTCTGCGCCTCCCGCGACCGGTCGCCGAAGACGGCGCGGACGGTAGCCTCCGCCTGATCGCGCCACTCCAGGAAGGCAGGCGTAGGCCCTCCCTCCCACTCCAGTTCGTCCAGGCGGGCCACGAGATCTTCCAGCATCCTCTCCGCATCCGATTCCGCCATTTCAACGACAGCCTCGCTCGCCGTGTTTGCGGCATTGTAACACGGCGCACAAAAAGCGTCAAGGGTGAAAAAACTCTCCCGAAGGCAACAAGCCTCCGGGAGAGTTGGGTATCCGCAACACAGAGGGCGACTAGAAAGCGTTATCGGGCTTCCAAACCTTCCACACCTTGCCCGCCAGATCGGGGCTCGGCTTCAGCGTGGGCTTGCCCGGCTGCCAGCCGGATGGCGTAGCCTCGCCCGTGGCGCGCACGTGCTGGAACGCCCTGAGTTGGCGGATGAGTTCGGTTACGTTGCGGCCCACCGGCGGCGTCAAAACCTCCATCGCCTGGATCACGCCATCGGGGTCAATGAGGAAGCGACCGCGGATGTCCACGCCAGCCTCTTCATCGTACACGCCATACACCGAGCCGACGCGCCCACCCTGGTCCGAGAGCATAGGGTACGGGATTCCATCTGGGACCATCTTGGACAGTTCTTCTTCGTGCCAAATCTTGTGGGTAAAGCGGCTATCGGTGCTGACAGAGAGGACTTCGGCGCCCAGCGCCTTGATCTCGGGGTACTTGACGGCGACCGCCGACAGTTCGGTCGGTCAAACGAAGGTGAAATCGCCTGGGTAGAAACAGAGAATCACCCATTGACCCTTGTAATCCGACAGTTTGATGTTCTTGAACCCGCCGTTGACGAACGCGGGCAGTTCAAAATCAGGTGCAGGTTTGCCAACTCGTGCGATCATTTTCGCGACCTCCTTTGCAGATGTGGGCGCCGGCGCGGCGGATGTTTCCGGCGCGAGGATGGGACCTTTTGCGGGCGTAACACACTGATCTTTGGCTTCGGGCATTGGACACCTCCTCTATGCTTCTTGATTTGCGACGCGCTTGGGAATTGCCTCGCTAGGGGTGCGCGCTACTCACGCGCCGCCAGTTGCCGATCCATCATGACCAGGCCCATCTTGCTGTCGCCGACCATCTTGAGTTGCTCCAGGATGGCGGTGGCGTGGGCTTCTTCCTCCACCTGCTCGTCAATGAACCACTTGAGGAAGGACTGGCTGGCGTAGTCGTTTTCCTTCACAGCCAGCGCGTACAGGTTGTGGATCATGGCGGTTACCTTCTGCTCGTGGGCCAGCGTCTCCTCAAACAGCGCGACAGGCGATTTGAACTCGGTGGGCGGCTGGTCAATGGCGTGGAGCACCACGCGCCCGCCCCGCTCCACGATGTACTTGAAGAACTTCATCGCGTGGCCCTGCTCCTCCTTGGCCTGCACGCGCATCCAGTGGGCAAAGCCCGGCAGATTCGCTGCGTCAGCATAGGCCGACATGGACAGGTAAAGGTAGCCGGAGTACAACTCGTTCTTGATCTGTTCATTCATCGCATCTTGCATCGTCTTGCTCAACATAGACTCTTCTCCTTTGCGGTATTTTTGTAGGCGATGGACACCCAATCGTGGCGCAAGGCGTTGGAAGCAGCCCTGCGCCAGCACGGTCTGCCATCTCACCTATATTATACCATAGAAGTGTCATTTTGTCCAGTTTTTCTTGTAAACTTTAATGTTCAAGTTATCAGAAACTCGCGAGCGGCCTTGCGGGCACAAACGCTTGCGCCGTACCCCCGCATCGTGTAGAATGCAAGAGCCGCCCTTCGGCGCGCCGACCGGCCGCTGGGGCATCTCGCACGGGAGGTTGGGATGAAACCCGAAGCGTTCACGAATCCGTCGGGACGCCTGGTGCAGATAGACCACGAGGGCAAGGCGTACTGGGCCTTTGTGCCCGACCCGCTGCCGCCCGCCATCACGCTGGACGCAGCCCTGGTGCGCGCCCTCTCCGACGCCGACCGCGCCCTGGGCGAGTTGGCCGGGCTGGGCCGCGCCATCCCCAACCCGCACCTGCTTATCGGCCCGTTCACGCGGCGCGAGGCGGTGCTGTCGTCGCGCATTGAGGGCACCCAAGCCGACATCGCCGACCTCTACGCCTACGAAGCGGGGGCGCGCAAGGACGACGCCGACGCCCGCGAAGTGCTGAACTACGTGCGCGCCATGAATCACGGCCTCCAGCATTTGGCCGAGTTGCCGGTGGGCCTTCGCCTCATCCGCGAACTCCACGCCCATCTGATGGAGGGCGTGCGCGGCGGCTCGGCGGCGCCGGGCGAGTTCCGCCGCGTGCAGAACTACATCGGCCGCCCCGGGTGCACCGTGGAGACCGCCGACTTCGTGCCCCCGCCCGTGGCGCAGATGATCCCCGCGCTGGAGGACTGGGAGGCCTACCTGCACGCCGACGACGGCAACCCGCCCCTGGTGCGCCTCGCGTTCATCCACTACCAGTTTGAGACCATCCACCCGTTTCTGGATGGCAACGGACGTATTGGGCGGCTCCTCATCCCCCTGCTGCTGGTGGAATGGAACCTGCTCCCGCTGCCCCTGCTGTACCTCAGCGCGTTCTTTGAGAAGCACCGAGGGGATTACTATGACCTCCTGCTGGCCGTAAGCCAGCGCAGCGCGTGGGGTGACTGGCTGCTGTTCTTCCTGCGCGGCGTGGAGGAGCAGGCCCGCGACGCCATCGCCCGGGCGCGGCGGCTGCAGGACTTGCAGCGCGAGTGGCGCGAGCGGCTCCAGGCGCGCCGCTACACCGCCGCCACGCTGCTGAAGTTGGTGGACGAGTTGTTCGTCGCGCCGACGGTTACCGTGCCCCAGGTGCAGGAAATCCTCGGCGTTACGCACCGCGCGGCCAATCAGACGGTGATGCGGCTGGTGGATGAGGGCATCCTGGTGCCCATTCCGGGGCGCGCGCGCAACCGCCAGTTCGTCGCGCAGGCGATCATGGACATCCTGACGGGCAACGCGCAATGATAGTTCGGTATCACACGCGCAGAGTAATGATACTTTTCACGCGAAAAGTATCATTACTTGGTTCTTGTGGGAGCGAGGTAGTATAAGAAACCTCCCGCAGGTTCCGAACCTGCGGGAGGTTTTTCGCTAAAGGCTAATGGCTAAAGGCCATCGGCTACAGGCTAGTGCCCGCCCCCTACATCCTCTCCGGCGCGGCGACCCCCATCAAGCGCAGCACCCGCGCCAGCACAATCTTCGCCGCCAGCACCAACTTTAGCCGCGCGCGGCTCAGTTCGCGATCCTCCGGCAATGACGAGATAACGCGGCACTCCTTGTAGAACGAGTGGAACGTCGCCGCCAGGCTCTGGGCGTAGTGCGGCAGCAGGTGCGGCGCCAGTTTCGTCGTCGCCTGCTCCAGCACCTCCGGCAGTTCCAGCATCTTGCGGATGAGGGTCTGCTCCGGGGGCGTAACCAGCAGGCTCACGTCGCCACCAGCGTAGTCGGCCATCCCCTGCTCCTCGGCGTAGCGCAGGATGCTGGCGATGCGCGCGTGGCCGTACTGCACGTAGTACACCGGATTCTCCTGCGACTGCTCCTTGGCCAGTTCCAGGTCAAAATCCATCTGCGAGTCGGCGGTACGCGCCAGCAGGAAGAACCGCACGGCGTCGGGCCCCACCTCGTCCAGCACCTCGCGCAGGGTGATCATGTCGCCGGTGCGCTTGGAAATGCGGACGATTTCCCCGC
It encodes:
- a CDS encoding Fic family protein, coding for MKPEAFTNPSGRLVQIDHEGKAYWAFVPDPLPPAITLDAALVRALSDADRALGELAGLGRAIPNPHLLIGPFTRREAVLSSRIEGTQADIADLYAYEAGARKDDADAREVLNYVRAMNHGLQHLAELPVGLRLIRELHAHLMEGVRGGSAAPGEFRRVQNYIGRPGCTVETADFVPPPVAQMIPALEDWEAYLHADDGNPPLVRLAFIHYQFETIHPFLDGNGRIGRLLIPLLLVEWNLLPLPLLYLSAFFEKHRGDYYDLLLAVSQRSAWGDWLLFFLRGVEEQARDAIARARRLQDLQREWRERLQARRYTAATLLKLVDELFVAPTVTVPQVQEILGVTHRAANQTVMRLVDEGILVPIPGRARNRQFVAQAIMDILTGNAQ
- a CDS encoding ferritin, with translation MLSKTMQDAMNEQIKNELYSGYLYLSMSAYADAANLPGFAHWMRVQAKEEQGHAMKFFKYIVERGGRVVLHAIDQPPTEFKSPVALFEETLAHEQKVTAMIHNLYALAVKENDYASQSFLKWFIDEQVEEEAHATAILEQLKMVGDSKMGLVMMDRQLAARE
- a CDS encoding metallophosphoesterase; the encoded protein is MLVIVSDLHFRDGTAGEHNVSTRAVEGFLQSLAAAAQSARAREVTILFLGDIFDLLRTEMWFDVPEAERPWGLSGAPPEALECHAGRILDAILEHPVNRETFALLGGRLAEQFPLLPAEPQRIYIPGNHDRLCAQFPSLLRKAAQALGAADDDVRHVYRDARYGVVARHGHEWDVFNYEGGRSFADEDYVRVPIGDVITTELVAGLPYTIMRHPRIQQLPPATQQALRRNLQQIENVRPLHATLHWLFYQVQQHEWLRGVVEDAIDEVVAHFNGLPFVRDWYRRHDRWPSPLDEADQIQAVLFLLDKFRVTRMGGLLALAEALKGIRPRPAEEAARKELAGADPDVYYLVYGHTHQPMQVPIQIGQAADGTPMERVYLNTGCWGTRHVEAADGGFVSWKQLAYVVFYAEDEDVGPDPVRRGFPSFETWAATLKESLTWPPLGR
- a CDS encoding peroxiredoxin yields the protein MPEAKDQCVTPAKGPILAPETSAAPAPTSAKEVAKMIARVGKPAPDFELPAFVNGGFKNIKLSDYKGQWVILCFYPGDFTFVUPTELSAVAVKYPEIKALGAEVLSVSTDSRFTHKIWHEEELSKMVPDGIPYPMLSDQGGRVGSVYGVYDEEAGVDIRGRFLIDPDGVIQAMEVLTPPVGRNVTELIRQLRAFQHVRATGEATPSGWQPGKPTLKPSPDLAGKVWKVWKPDNAF